In Methanosarcina siciliae T4/M, one genomic interval encodes:
- a CDS encoding restriction endonuclease subunit S, translating into MNPETFFENFDLLCEAPNSVEKLRELILQLAVMGKLVPQDPNDEPASVLLDQMRNEKKMLIREKKLRKEESLPPIELKDIPFEISETWKWVHFRDIGHIVGGGTPATSNPDYFSEEGIPWLTPADLYNLKGKFVAKGKRDISELGLQKSSAQLVPAGTVLFSSRAPIGYVAIATEDLATNQGFKSCVPFIMEMNEFIYYFLKYAGKEIDRNASGTTFKEVSGKIMSQVLFPLPPLSEQKRIVSKVDELIALCDKLEARRQKKQEVQSKLNSAALDRMLSAENQEEFAQHWQRICENFDLLYDNPENVEKLRQAILQLAVQGRLVEQNLEDEPASVLIEKIGTKKRQMVKEGKIKKVSPLKQVSECEFPFDLPKNWIWIRLGDGLLKLTDGTHHSPTNESTGDFKYITAKNIKTDGIDLTNITYVTSKIHEEIYSRCDPEYGDILYIKDGATTGVTVINDLEEQFSMLSSVALMKLPSEIENKYLLYMLRSPYFYSLMREGMSGVAITRVTLTKLNNALVPLPPLNEQKRIVEIVEQFMGLCDELESKLRKEREDSEKLMETVVRGLLEGVVVEI; encoded by the coding sequence ATGAACCCGGAAACCTTTTTTGAAAATTTTGACCTTTTATGCGAAGCCCCAAATAGCGTTGAAAAACTGAGGGAACTTATTTTGCAGCTTGCGGTTATGGGAAAACTTGTACCGCAGGACCCGAATGATGAGCCTGCATCGGTTTTACTTGATCAGATGAGAAATGAAAAGAAGATGTTAATTAGAGAAAAAAAATTAAGAAAAGAAGAATCTTTACCCCCTATTGAATTGAAAGATATACCGTTTGAAATTTCCGAGACTTGGAAATGGGTTCATTTTAGAGATATTGGTCATATTGTAGGTGGGGGTACTCCAGCAACAAGCAATCCAGATTATTTCTCAGAAGAAGGTATTCCATGGTTAACTCCTGCTGATCTATATAATCTCAAAGGAAAATTTGTTGCAAAGGGAAAAAGAGACATAAGCGAACTTGGTCTGCAAAAGAGTTCTGCACAGCTTGTGCCTGCTGGAACCGTTCTTTTTTCCAGTCGTGCACCTATTGGCTATGTGGCTATAGCTACTGAAGACCTAGCTACAAATCAAGGTTTCAAATCCTGTGTTCCTTTCATAATGGAGATGAACGAATTCATTTATTATTTTTTAAAATATGCTGGAAAAGAAATTGATCGAAATGCTTCAGGAACCACTTTCAAAGAAGTATCCGGAAAAATAATGAGTCAAGTTCTTTTTCCTCTCCCACCTCTCTCCGAGCAAAAACGCATAGTCTCCAAAGTTGACGAACTGATAGCTCTCTGCGATAAACTCGAAGCCCGCCGCCAGAAAAAACAGGAAGTTCAAAGCAAACTCAACAGCGCTGCCCTTGACAGAATGCTCAGCGCGGAAAATCAGGAAGAATTCGCACAGCACTGGCAGCGCATTTGCGAGAATTTTGATCTTCTCTATGACAACCCTGAAAATGTTGAAAAATTAAGGCAAGCAATTCTTCAGCTTGCGGTTCAGGGGAGACTTGTCGAACAGAATCTTGAGGATGAGCCGGCGAGTGTTTTGATTGAGAAAATTGGTACGAAGAAAAGACAGATGGTTAAGGAAGGGAAAATTAAGAAAGTTTCACCTTTGAAACAAGTCAGTGAATGCGAATTTCCTTTTGATCTGCCAAAAAATTGGATTTGGATACGCTTAGGAGATGGTTTATTAAAATTAACTGATGGAACGCATCATTCTCCCACTAACGAATCCACTGGAGACTTCAAGTACATAACTGCAAAGAACATAAAAACAGATGGAATAGACCTCACAAACATAACTTATGTGACTTCCAAGATACACGAAGAAATCTATTCTCGTTGTGATCCAGAATATGGTGATATTCTTTACATCAAAGATGGTGCTACAACAGGAGTTACTGTCATTAATGATTTAGAAGAACAATTCAGCATGTTGTCTAGTGTAGCTTTAATGAAACTACCGTCAGAAATAGAGAATAAGTATCTTCTCTATATGCTTAGGTCCCCTTACTTCTATTCTTTAATGCGTGAAGGTATGTCAGGAGTTGCAATTACTCGTGTAACTCTAACAAAGTTAAATAATGCTCTAGTACCACTCCCGCCCCTCAATGAACAAAAACGCATCGTTGAAATAGTCGAGCAGTTCATGGGGTTGTGTGATGAACTCGAATCTAAACTTAGAAAGGAGAGAGAGGATAGCGAGAAGCTTATGGAAACGGTTGTCAGGGGTTTGTTAGAAGGGGTCGTCGTCGAAATATAA